One genomic region from Elusimicrobia bacterium HGW-Elusimicrobia-1 encodes:
- the coaE gene encoding dephospho-CoA kinase — MAIKIKTVKIPPVVGITGLPASGKSTALKVFAREGFGTFSADDAARRVFARRKTRVAVKKIFGTLARKEIAREIFLDGSRRRALEKIIHPAVIGELRGAILSARLSRRPFAAEVPLLFEKNLEKMFNTIVTVAAPRRILLARMAAKGIPRRTAAGMIRAHLPQARKSSRADIVVRNVGSLKDFRSSVVRTINTIQAEYNLRQLKNTSRVSLRGRSEATDEAISPKRTERLPRRPAGGSQ; from the coding sequence ATGGCGATAAAAATTAAGACCGTCAAAATTCCGCCCGTCGTGGGTATAACGGGGCTGCCGGCTTCGGGCAAGTCGACGGCGCTTAAGGTATTCGCCCGCGAGGGCTTCGGGACTTTTTCCGCCGATGACGCCGCCCGCAGAGTTTTTGCGCGCCGCAAAACTCGCGTCGCCGTAAAAAAAATATTCGGAACATTAGCCAGAAAAGAAATCGCCCGCGAAATTTTCCTTGACGGCTCAAGGCGGCGCGCCCTTGAAAAAATAATTCATCCGGCGGTAATAGGCGAACTCCGCGGGGCGATTTTGTCCGCCCGCCTCTCCCGCCGCCCTTTCGCGGCGGAGGTTCCGCTGCTTTTTGAAAAAAACCTCGAAAAAATGTTTAATACGATTGTAACGGTCGCCGCTCCGCGCCGTATTCTTCTTGCGCGGATGGCTGCCAAAGGAATTCCCCGCCGCACGGCGGCCGGAATGATACGCGCGCATCTGCCGCAAGCGCGCAAATCATCGCGCGCCGACATCGTGGTAAGAAACGTCGGGTCATTGAAGGATTTTCGCTCTTCGGTCGTCCGCACGATTAACACTATTCAAGCAGAATATAATTTGAGGCAGTTGAAAAATACTTCCCGAGTGTCATTGCGAGGAAGGAGCGAAGCGACTGACGAAGCAATCTCGCCAAAGCGCACAGAGAGATTGCCGCGCCGCCCTGCGGGCGGCTCGCAATGA
- a CDS encoding DNA polymerase I: protein MKLYLIDGNAVIHRAYHAISNLATSSGESTNAVYGTVRVLLKILKKYKPDRLAVCFDYPAPNFRHKKYPEYKATRKKTDQELKNQFPIVREFVRAMGIPQIETEGFEADDLIAAAVSKMKDSFSEIVVVTGDKDILQLVGGKVKVLNEPKDKIFDEAAVEETYGVSPSAFADYLALVGDKSDNVPGVAGIGPVAASKLIKEYGGIKGIYDNLPSINESARQKLESGRDAAFMSLDLVMLRKDAPAPSSPDGYIVAAPDGAALSALVKRYEFTSLLREIPGAAAEPSRAFGVKTIYTQKDLDAMTSSARAAGALAVDLETTSIDTLRAQIVGISCAVSGGEAFYIPAGHRYLGAPEQISVDDLLRALKPLLEDGSIVKIAHNLKYEMMVLGRYGVEIKGENFDTMVASYCLNPSKPNHGLKDVVFAVIGDTMTEIRELIGKGKKQITMAEVAVEDAAKYAAADAHYTLALRDKFQTALTEKNLDKLFRDIEMPLVEVLAAMEEAGIKINTGHFEALQAEFGAKIAAIEKEARAIAGEDFNLNSPKQLAAILFDKLKLPPVRKTKTGYSTDEEVLVLLSSQHELPKKILAHRELAKLKSTYVDSILASAEQGTRRIHSSFNQTVTATGRLSSSDPNLQNIPVRSEEGRKIRRGFVAEDGFALLSADYSQIDLRVLAHLSEDPGLTEAFRSGEDIHARTARELFGDKKEDFDSLRRAAKTINFGIIYGMGPFALSQSLGIDQKTAAEYIDNYFARYSGVKKWVERVLSDVRKTGSVSTLLGRIRYIPEINSSNAQIRASAERIAMNTPVQGTSADIIKVAMINIHRKLRSQNSAARMLVQVHDDLMFEVPSAVAADFAVFVKKEMESAVRLNVPVAVDVKTGPNWDEMIKVGKGSS, encoded by the coding sequence ATGAAACTCTATCTCATCGACGGGAACGCCGTAATACACCGGGCATATCACGCCATATCGAATCTTGCGACTTCGTCGGGAGAAAGCACCAACGCCGTTTACGGCACGGTCCGCGTGCTGCTTAAAATCCTGAAAAAATACAAACCCGACCGGCTTGCCGTTTGCTTCGACTATCCCGCGCCCAACTTCCGCCACAAAAAATATCCCGAATACAAGGCCACCCGCAAAAAAACCGACCAGGAACTTAAAAATCAATTTCCCATAGTCAGGGAATTCGTGCGCGCCATGGGGATTCCGCAGATTGAGACCGAAGGTTTCGAGGCCGACGATCTTATAGCCGCCGCCGTCTCAAAAATGAAGGACAGTTTCTCGGAGATCGTCGTCGTTACCGGCGACAAGGATATACTGCAACTTGTCGGCGGCAAGGTGAAGGTGCTCAACGAACCCAAGGATAAAATATTCGACGAGGCGGCGGTCGAGGAAACCTATGGCGTTTCGCCGTCGGCTTTTGCGGATTATCTTGCGCTCGTGGGCGACAAATCGGATAATGTTCCGGGCGTGGCCGGCATAGGCCCCGTGGCGGCTTCAAAACTCATAAAAGAATACGGCGGAATCAAAGGTATTTACGATAATCTTCCGTCGATCAACGAGTCCGCGCGGCAAAAACTCGAATCCGGCCGCGACGCGGCGTTTATGTCGCTTGATCTGGTAATGCTTCGCAAGGACGCGCCCGCGCCGTCGTCTCCCGACGGTTATATCGTGGCCGCGCCCGACGGCGCCGCGCTGTCGGCTCTGGTCAAAAGATACGAGTTCACGTCGCTGCTTAGGGAAATACCGGGCGCGGCTGCCGAACCGTCGCGGGCGTTCGGCGTAAAAACGATTTATACGCAAAAAGACCTCGACGCAATGACATCCTCCGCCCGCGCCGCCGGAGCGTTGGCCGTGGACCTTGAAACCACGTCGATAGACACTTTGCGCGCTCAAATCGTGGGGATTTCGTGCGCGGTATCCGGCGGCGAAGCGTTTTACATCCCCGCCGGACACCGGTATCTCGGCGCGCCGGAGCAGATTTCCGTCGACGACCTCCTCAGAGCCCTGAAACCGCTGCTTGAAGACGGGAGTATCGTCAAAATAGCCCACAACCTGAAATATGAAATGATGGTTCTAGGCAGATACGGCGTCGAAATAAAAGGCGAAAACTTCGACACAATGGTGGCATCGTACTGCCTGAATCCGTCGAAGCCCAATCACGGGCTCAAGGATGTCGTTTTTGCCGTCATAGGCGATACTATGACCGAAATAAGAGAACTCATAGGCAAGGGCAAAAAACAGATAACCATGGCCGAAGTCGCCGTGGAGGATGCGGCCAAATACGCGGCCGCCGACGCTCACTACACGCTGGCTCTGCGCGATAAGTTTCAAACCGCCCTGACGGAAAAAAATCTCGACAAACTTTTCCGCGATATCGAAATGCCTCTCGTGGAAGTTCTGGCCGCGATGGAAGAAGCCGGCATCAAGATAAACACCGGACACTTTGAGGCGCTTCAGGCGGAGTTCGGCGCCAAAATCGCCGCGATTGAAAAGGAAGCCCGCGCAATCGCCGGCGAAGATTTCAATCTGAATTCTCCGAAACAACTTGCCGCGATTCTTTTCGACAAACTGAAACTCCCGCCCGTAAGAAAGACAAAAACCGGCTATTCCACCGACGAAGAAGTCCTTGTGTTGCTTTCGTCGCAGCACGAACTGCCCAAAAAAATACTGGCTCACAGGGAGCTTGCCAAACTCAAATCTACTTACGTGGATTCGATACTTGCCTCGGCCGAACAAGGCACGCGGCGCATACACAGTTCCTTCAATCAGACGGTAACCGCCACCGGACGGCTTTCCTCGTCGGACCCTAATTTGCAAAATATCCCCGTTCGTTCCGAAGAGGGCAGAAAAATCCGCCGCGGATTCGTTGCCGAAGACGGATTTGCGCTTCTTTCCGCGGACTATTCGCAGATAGACCTAAGGGTACTGGCGCACCTATCCGAAGATCCCGGCCTGACCGAGGCCTTCCGTTCCGGCGAAGATATTCACGCTCGCACCGCCCGCGAACTTTTCGGCGATAAAAAAGAGGATTTCGACTCGCTCCGCCGCGCCGCCAAAACCATCAATTTCGGAATAATTTACGGTATGGGTCCGTTCGCGCTTTCGCAGTCGCTGGGCATAGACCAGAAGACCGCCGCCGAATATATCGATAATTATTTTGCCAGATACTCCGGCGTCAAAAAATGGGTCGAGCGCGTTTTGTCCGACGTCCGCAAAACCGGTTCCGTGTCCACGCTTCTGGGGCGCATCAGGTACATTCCGGAAATCAACTCTTCAAACGCGCAGATTCGCGCTTCGGCCGAACGCATAGCTATGAACACGCCCGTGCAGGGGACTTCGGCCGACATAATAAAGGTCGCGATGATAAACATACACCGCAAACTGCGCTCCCAGAATTCCGCCGCGCGTATGCTGGTTCAGGTGCACGACGACCTGATGTTTGAAGTGCCGTCGGCCGTCGCGGCGGATTTCGCGGTTTTCGTCAAGAAAGAAATGGAATCCGCCGTGCGGCTGAACGTCCCCGTGGCCGTCGACGTGAAAACCGGACCCAATTGGGACGAGATGATAAAAGTCGGTAAAGGCAGTAGTTAG
- a CDS encoding ferredoxin:thioredoxin reductase — MNEPERKETTAAQKIAEEKAKIYDYARAYAEREGFDINPDPKIVDAVVEGLARNKIKHGARYCPCRPLSGNRDEDKFKICPCKWHKDEIDKDGYCHCVLFFKKKAT; from the coding sequence ATGAACGAACCCGAACGCAAGGAAACTACTGCCGCGCAAAAAATCGCGGAAGAAAAAGCCAAAATTTACGATTACGCGCGCGCCTACGCCGAGCGCGAGGGATTCGATATCAATCCGGATCCCAAAATCGTCGATGCTGTCGTGGAAGGTCTTGCCCGCAACAAAATAAAACACGGCGCGCGCTATTGTCCGTGCAGACCGTTGAGCGGCAACCGCGACGAGGATAAGTTCAAAATTTGTCCCTGCAAGTGGCACAAGGATGAGATAGATAAAGACGGTTATTGCCACTGTGTTTTGTTCTTTAAGAAAAAGGCGACATGA